The Aminivibrio sp. genomic sequence CTTCGAGGTCAGGGAAGGTGATCGCCTTCGCCGGACAGAGATTTGCACAGGTAGAACACCCCACCACCTGGCAGTTGAAGAAATTCTCCACCGAGGACTTCCCGTCGCGCCATCTGAATACATTTTTCCCGCAGTTGAGGCACATCCCGCATCCTACGCATTTTTCCCCGTCGATCGTCGGCCCCCAGTTCACTTTCTCTCTCGGATATCCTGCAATCCAGGGCATGGAGCAACCTCCTCTCCACATCACACTTCAGATACTTCGTTCTTCCATCTTCCGAAGCTGCGCATAGGCGTTCTTCCCTCTCGAAGCAGGCATAGCCTTCCGGGAGAGGCGCTGAATCTCTCCGGTTATTCCGGGAAGCATTTCCGCCGGAAAACCGAGTACTGATTCTCCCGGAAGAATATCGGTCGCATCCCGGCATCCATAACACCCGAAGGAAAGATTGAGCCGTTTCTCAAAATAGGGCAAAATGGTGGAGTCCACGCACGTGGCCTGGAGAACCGCCGTAGAGGAACCGACCCTCTCCCCGCCCTTGATATTCAAATCGGCAAGAGCTATCCACATGAGACGTTCCACCTCATCCTCCACCACCACCACATCAGGAATACGCGACACTCTTTCCAGCGGGGCAAGCTCGACGGCATACAGTGATCTTCCCTCAAAACGAGGCATATTCTCAAACATTTTTTTGCCTGTTTCAGAACAGCCCACTATCCCGAACCCGACCAGCCCTTCTCCGGAAGCCAGTTTTTCCGGCAGATTTGAAAAACCGAACGCCCTTGCAGCCGCAGGGCAAGAAATACCCTGTCCGTCGAGAAGCACCGTTTTCCCCCGTCGCGCCACCATGAGAGCCTGACAGTATCGGTGATTCTCAAGCACTTCACCTTCCGATGATTCCTTTTGCCGAAGAAACGAAACCCCTACCGGGAAGGAAGCAAGTCCAAGGTCATGCCGCAGAGAAATCCCCATTGATCTTATCTCATTCAGTTCCATCAGCAGTCCCCCTCCTGATCATACTTCGAATCAGTCGTTCCCCGAGCATCGACCGCCGATGCATGCCCCGAATTCTATTTGCAGCGTGACGTGGGAGATCGAAAAAACGTCCCGTATTTGGCGGGAGATAGACTCAAGCATGCCGTCAGTGCTGTTTTTCATGGAATCACACAGCGTTACATGGGCTTCGAGAAACAGCTCTTTTCCGTCAGTGGTCCAGATATGCACATGGTGCATGTCTATAACATCGTTTCTCTCTTCCACCGCTGCGATTATTTTCTTTACGTCTATTCCTTCTGGCGTACCCTGCATGAGGATATGCACCGAAGTTTTCAGGAGCGGCCAGGATTCCCTGAGGACGTAAAGGGAGACGACGAGTGTGAGCAACGGATCGAGCCAGTACCACCCGAACAGCATCATAAGAATGGCCGCGGCGATAACTCCGACCGAAGATAGTGTGTCCATAACGATGTGCAGATACGCCGAACGGATATTCAGGCTTTCTTTGGAGTCGCCGTGAAGAAGCCAGGCAGTAAAGAGATTGCCCAGGAGTCCTATTACCGCAACCACCAGCATGACCCCTCCGACAACCGGTTCGGGATGATAGAATTTTCTGCCTGCCTCCACCAGCAGGAACAGGCCGATTCCCACAAGAGCGACGGTATTCACTAGGGATGCAAGAACTTCAGCCCTCTTGAATCCGAAGGAATGGGACGGCGTCCGTTCCTTTGCGGCTATTCTCCTCGCCAGCCAGCTTATGCCGAGGGACGACGTATCGGAAAGGTTGTGAACCGCATCGGAAAGAAGGGCCAGGCTGTTCGACATAATTCCTCCAACCACTTCGGCTAGGGTAATCGTTAAGTTCAGGACAAGAGACAGGAGCAGCCTTCCCTCGGAAGTTCCGGCAGAAATCCCGTGAGAATGGGAATGTCCGTGGTCATGGACATGATTGTGACCATGTTCATGATTATGGTCCGAATGTTCTTCTTGTGTTTCTTCCTTGTGATTGTGGATATTCACGATCCGCTCTCCTTCTTTCTTTTCTTCTGGAACAGCAGCTCAAATTTCTTTGCAGCCTTAGTTGACAGCACTTGCTGATCACGAAGCGAATGCTCCGAACAGCATGCCCGCAGCTGTAGAAAGGATCACCACGAGCGCGACATACGTCGTCGTCTTCCTGGGGCCGAGTATACTGTTGATCACGAGCATGCTTGGCAGGGACAGGGCCGGACCGGCAAGCAGCAGGGCCAGGGCAGGCCCCTTTCCCATGCCGGCGCCGAGAAGCCCCTGGAGTATGGGCACTTCGGTGAGAGTGGCGAAGTACATGAACGCACCGGAAATGGAGGCAAAGAAGTTTGCCCCGAGGGAGTTCCCTCCCACGAGCATGGCCACGTAGCGGCTCGGGATGAGGGCCTCGTGACCGGGGCGGCCCAGGAGGAAGCCCGCCACAAGAACGCCGCCGAAAAGAAGGGGCATAACCTGGAGGGCGTATCCCCATGTTGAGGTGTACCAGTCCTGCCGCTCGTCTCGGCTGAACCACATCCAGGCTGACAGCACCGTGGCGGCAAGTCCTGCCCCTGAGAGCACCCACTTCAGGTTGTAAACCCCTTCCCAGAATGCGCTGGAGGTCTTCGGAGCCGCCCAGTTTGCGAAGACGAGAAAAACCACCATGCTCGCCATGTACACAACCGTCTTCCACAGAGGACGACCGCCCTCTTCCTCCGGGAGCTCGGCGAACCCTTCCTGGCGGGCCTGTTCCTCTTTGCCGAAGATGGCCGCCATGAGAAGGCCGATCACCACGCTGAAGATTACCGCACCCACAGCCCTGGCGATGCCCAGCTCCAGGCCGAGCACCCGGGCGGTGAGGACAATGGCAAGAACATTGATGGCGGGTCCGGAGTAAAGAAACGCCGTCGCCGGGCCGAGTCCGGCGCCCCGCATGTAAATTCCTGCGAAGAGTGGCAGCACGGTGCAGGAACACACTGCGAGCACCGTCCCGGAGACGGAGGCCACGGAGTAGGCGATCCATTTCTTCGCCTTTGCCCCCAGATACTTCATCACCGACTGTTGGCTCACGAACACTGATATGGCTCCGGCGATGAAAAATGCGGGAACAAGACAGAGAAGCACATGTTCGCGGGCGTAGTCGGCCATCATGGCCACCGATTCCGTAAGACCCGCGATCACCCGTTCATTCCCCTCGGGGAGGAAGTAAAAGGTCAGGAAGAACGCTGCAATCCAGAAAAATTTCTTGCGGTCACTCATTTCCATCAACTCCGTTTTCTATATTGTCTGCTATATGGCTTTTTTAGCACATAAATTCCGAAAAAAATCCCCCCCGCCGAAGACGGGGGGACGTATTCAAAACTTTACCCCTTCGCCTTCTCCAGGAGTTCTTTCACTTTGTCATAGGAAGGCACATGGCCTGCAGAAAGAACCCTGCCGTCCACGGCAAGAGCCGGAGTGGTCATGACGCCGAATTCCATGATGCGGGGGATCTCGGTCACCTTTTCGATGACATAGTCCAGGGAAAGCTCCTTCGCTGCCTGGTCGGCAAGTTCAGTGAGCTTCTTGCACTTGGGGCATCCTGTGCCCAGAATCTGGATTTTCATATTCTTTTTTCCTCCTCCCGATTTTCGTCTTGAAGAAATGAACCGCACCCGCATGAGGAAAAAACCATATCCACATTCTGCCCCTGCACCACTTTCTCCACGCAGGAAAGAAGGGAGGCAAGACACCGGATACGAAGGCTGTACCAGACGTTGAGGCCTTCCTTACGGCTGTCCAGTATTCCAAGGTTCTTCATCAGGGCGAGATGCTTGCTTATGGTGGTTCGGTCGAAATGAAACATTT encodes the following:
- a CDS encoding ferredoxin family protein, with amino-acid sequence MPWIAGYPREKVNWGPTIDGEKCVGCGMCLNCGKNVFRWRDGKSSVENFFNCQVVGCSTCANLCPAKAITFPDLEAVRALYKKEGIWGKVREEMIKEGKITG
- a CDS encoding DUF169 domain-containing protein, which produces MELNEIRSMGISLRHDLGLASFPVGVSFLRQKESSEGEVLENHRYCQALMVARRGKTVLLDGQGISCPAAARAFGFSNLPEKLASGEGLVGFGIVGCSETGKKMFENMPRFEGRSLYAVELAPLERVSRIPDVVVVEDEVERLMWIALADLNIKGGERVGSSTAVLQATCVDSTILPYFEKRLNLSFGCYGCRDATDILPGESVLGFPAEMLPGITGEIQRLSRKAMPASRGKNAYAQLRKMEERSI
- a CDS encoding cation diffusion facilitator family transporter — translated: MVGGIMSNSLALLSDAVHNLSDTSSLGISWLARRIAAKERTPSHSFGFKRAEVLASLVNTVALVGIGLFLLVEAGRKFYHPEPVVGGVMLVVAVIGLLGNLFTAWLLHGDSKESLNIRSAYLHIVMDTLSSVGVIAAAILMMLFGWYWLDPLLTLVVSLYVLRESWPLLKTSVHILMQGTPEGIDVKKIIAAVEERNDVIDMHHVHIWTTDGKELFLEAHVTLCDSMKNSTDGMLESISRQIRDVFSISHVTLQIEFGACIGGRCSGND
- a CDS encoding permease codes for the protein MSDRKKFFWIAAFFLTFYFLPEGNERVIAGLTESVAMMADYAREHVLLCLVPAFFIAGAISVFVSQQSVMKYLGAKAKKWIAYSVASVSGTVLAVCSCTVLPLFAGIYMRGAGLGPATAFLYSGPAINVLAIVLTARVLGLELGIARAVGAVIFSVVIGLLMAAIFGKEEQARQEGFAELPEEEGGRPLWKTVVYMASMVVFLVFANWAAPKTSSAFWEGVYNLKWVLSGAGLAATVLSAWMWFSRDERQDWYTSTWGYALQVMPLLFGGVLVAGFLLGRPGHEALIPSRYVAMLVGGNSLGANFFASISGAFMYFATLTEVPILQGLLGAGMGKGPALALLLAGPALSLPSMLVINSILGPRKTTTYVALVVILSTAAGMLFGAFAS
- a CDS encoding thioredoxin family protein, producing MKIQILGTGCPKCKKLTELADQAAKELSLDYVIEKVTEIPRIMEFGVMTTPALAVDGRVLSAGHVPSYDKVKELLEKAKG
- a CDS encoding helix-turn-helix transcriptional regulator; amino-acid sequence: MNKLVDLQQKKAAILKGIAHPVRLCVVEALAKREMCVCEIAEMFHFDRTTISKHLALMKNLGILDSRKEGLNVWYSLRIRCLASLLSCVEKVVQGQNVDMVFSSCGCGSFLQDENREEEKRI